In one Balaenoptera musculus isolate JJ_BM4_2016_0621 chromosome 2, mBalMus1.pri.v3, whole genome shotgun sequence genomic region, the following are encoded:
- the AEN gene encoding apoptosis-enhancing nuclease produces MVAREAPESAQCLCPSLASLNAKDVLRRKHKRKSRQHQRFLARKALLQEHGLRSTPPEPGSSPGTEAASSVRQRPRAESGGAPCSRKPTPRESAGPLPSKCVAIDCEMVGTGPRGRVSELARCSVVSYHGEVLYDKYIQPEMPIVDYRTRWSGVTRQHMRKAIPFQVAQKEILKLLKGKVLVGHALHNDFQALKYIHPRGQTRDTTYVPSLLSQPSLHARTRVSLKDLALQLLHKKIQVGQHGHSSVEDAVTAMELYRLVEVQWEQQEASSLQPHPEDREPDSSTDMEQYMEDQYWPEDPAQGASRGTGEAPGRTE; encoded by the exons ATGGTGGCCCGGGAAGCTCCAGAGTCTGCCCAGTGCCTGTGCCCTTCCCTGGCCAGCCTGAATGCCAAGGATGTGCTtcggaggaaacacaagaggaagaGCCGACAGCACCAGCGGTTCCTGGCCCGGAAGGCCTTGCTGCAGGAGCATGGGTTGCGGAGCACACCCCCGGAGCCAGGATCCTCCCCAGGCACCGAAGCCGCCAGTAGTGTGAGGCAGCGTCCAAGGGCTGAATCTGGAGGTGCCCCATGCAGCAGAAAGCCCACCCCCAGAGAATCTGCTGGGCCCTTGCCCAGCAAGTGCGTGGCTATCGACTGTGAGATGGTGGGCACGGGACCCCGAGGGCGGGTGAGTGAGCTGGCCCGCTGCTCCGTGGTGAGTTACCACGGCGAGGTCCTCTACGACAAGTACATCCAGCCTGAGATGCCCATCGTGGACTACCGCACTCGCTGGAGCGGCGTCACCAGGCAGCACATGCGCAAGGCCATCCCCTTCCAGGTGGCCCAGAAagag ATCCTCAAGCTCCTGAAGGGCAAGGTGTTGGTGGGGCACGCCCTGCACAATGACTTCCAGGCCCTCAAGTACATCCACCCTCGGGGCCAGACCCGGGACACCACTTATGTCCCCAGCCTCCTCAGCCAGCCCAGCCTCCACGCCCGGACCCGCGTCTCTCTCAAGGACCTGGCCCTGCAGCTGCTGCACAAGAAGATCCAG GTGGGCCAGCACGGGCACTCGTCGGTGGAAGACGCCGTGACGGCCATGGAGCTCTACCGGCTGGTGGAGGTGCAGTGGGAACAGCAGGAGGCCAGCAGCCTCCAACCTCACCCTGAGGACAGAGAGCCCGACAGCAGCACAGACATGGAGCAGTACATGGAGGACCAGTACTGGCCGGAGGACCCGGCCCAGGGCGCCAGCAGAGGAACAGGGGAGGCACCGGGCAGAACAGAGTGA